A single Lemur catta isolate mLemCat1 chromosome 20, mLemCat1.pri, whole genome shotgun sequence DNA region contains:
- the HERPUD1 gene encoding homocysteine-responsive endoplasmic reticulum-resident ubiquitin-like domain member 1 protein isoform X2, with amino-acid sequence MEPEPEPEPVTLLVKSPNQRHRDLELSGDRSWSVGHLKAHLSRVYPERPRPEDQRLIYSGKLLLDQQCLRDLLPKEKRHVLHLVCNVKSPSKMPEISTRVAESTEQPAGPNQGRYPGDSSSDGVRQREVLRNLSPSGWENISRPEAAQQAFQGLGPGFSGYTPYGWLQLSWFQQMYARQYYMQYLAATAASGAFVPSPSAQEIPVVPAPAPAPIHNQFPAENQPANQNAAPQVVVNPGANQNLRMNAQGGPIVEEDDEINRDWLDWTYSAATFSVFLSILYFYSSLSRFLMVMGATVVMYLHHVGWFPFRQRPVQNFPNDGRPPEAVNQDPNNNLQEDTDPATEDASHLPPDRDALDDEQTSPSFMSTAWLVFKTFFASLLPEGPPAIAN; translated from the exons atggagccggagccggagccggagccggtCACGCTCCTGGTGAAGAGCCCCAACCAGCGCCACCGCGACTTGGAGCTGAGCGGCGACCGCAGCTGGAGTGTGGGCCACCTCAAGGCCCACCTGAGCCGCGTGTACCCCGAGCGTCCG CGTCCAGAGGACCAGAGGTTAATTTATTCTGGGAAGCTGTTGTTGGATCAGCAGTGTCTCAGGGACTTGCTTCCAAAG GAAAAACGACATGTTTTGCATCTGGTGTGCAATGTGAAGAGTCCTTCAAAAATGCCAGAAATCAGCACAAGG GTCGCTGAATCCACAGAGCAGCCTGCTGGTCCTAATCAGGGACGGTATCCTGGGGATTCCTCAAGCGACGGTGTAAGGCAAAGGGAAGTTCTTCGGAACCTTTCTCCCTCGGGATGGGAGAACATCTCAAG GCCTGAAGCTGCCCAGCAGGCATTCCAAGGTCTGGGACCCGGTTTCTCTGGCTACACACCCTATGGGTGGCTGCAGCTCTCCTGGTTCCAGCAGATGTACGCGCGGCAGTACTACATGCAATA tttagcGGCCACTGCTGCATCAGGGGCTTTTGTCCCATCACCAAGTGCACAAGAGATACCTGTGGTCCCTGCACCTGCTCCAGCCCCTATTCACAACCAGTTTCCAGCTGAAAACCAGCCAGCCAATCAGAATGCTGCTCCTCAAGTGGTTGTTAATCCTGGAGCCAATCAAAATTTGCGGATGAATGCTCAAGGTGGCCCTATTGTGGAAGAAGATGATGAGATAAATCGAGATTGGTTGGATTGGACCTATTCAGCAGCTACTTTCTCCGTTTTTCTCAGTATCCTCTACTTCTACTCCTCCCTAAGCAGATTCCTCATGGTCATGGGGGCCACCGTGGTTATGTACCT GCATCATGTTGGGTGGTTTCCGTTCAGACAGAGGCCAGTTCAGAACTTCCCAAATGATGGTCGTCCTCCTGAAGCTGTTAATCAGGACCCCAACAATAACTTACAG GAAGATACCGATCCTGCAACTGAAGACGCCAGCCACCTCCCTCCAGACAGGGACGCGCTGGATGACGAGCAGACCAGCCCTTCATTTATGAGCACAGCATGGCTCGTCTTCAAGACTTTCTTTGCCTCTCTCCTTCCAGAAGGGCCCCCAGCCATAGCAAACTGA
- the HERPUD1 gene encoding homocysteine-responsive endoplasmic reticulum-resident ubiquitin-like domain member 1 protein isoform X1: MEPEPEPEPVTLLVKSPNQRHRDLELSGDRSWSVGHLKAHLSRVYPERPRPEDQRLIYSGKLLLDQQCLRDLLPKQEKRHVLHLVCNVKSPSKMPEISTRVAESTEQPAGPNQGRYPGDSSSDGVRQREVLRNLSPSGWENISRPEAAQQAFQGLGPGFSGYTPYGWLQLSWFQQMYARQYYMQYLAATAASGAFVPSPSAQEIPVVPAPAPAPIHNQFPAENQPANQNAAPQVVVNPGANQNLRMNAQGGPIVEEDDEINRDWLDWTYSAATFSVFLSILYFYSSLSRFLMVMGATVVMYLHHVGWFPFRQRPVQNFPNDGRPPEAVNQDPNNNLQEDTDPATEDASHLPPDRDALDDEQTSPSFMSTAWLVFKTFFASLLPEGPPAIAN; the protein is encoded by the exons atggagccggagccggagccggagccggtCACGCTCCTGGTGAAGAGCCCCAACCAGCGCCACCGCGACTTGGAGCTGAGCGGCGACCGCAGCTGGAGTGTGGGCCACCTCAAGGCCCACCTGAGCCGCGTGTACCCCGAGCGTCCG CGTCCAGAGGACCAGAGGTTAATTTATTCTGGGAAGCTGTTGTTGGATCAGCAGTGTCTCAGGGACTTGCTTCCAAAG CAGGAAAAACGACATGTTTTGCATCTGGTGTGCAATGTGAAGAGTCCTTCAAAAATGCCAGAAATCAGCACAAGG GTCGCTGAATCCACAGAGCAGCCTGCTGGTCCTAATCAGGGACGGTATCCTGGGGATTCCTCAAGCGACGGTGTAAGGCAAAGGGAAGTTCTTCGGAACCTTTCTCCCTCGGGATGGGAGAACATCTCAAG GCCTGAAGCTGCCCAGCAGGCATTCCAAGGTCTGGGACCCGGTTTCTCTGGCTACACACCCTATGGGTGGCTGCAGCTCTCCTGGTTCCAGCAGATGTACGCGCGGCAGTACTACATGCAATA tttagcGGCCACTGCTGCATCAGGGGCTTTTGTCCCATCACCAAGTGCACAAGAGATACCTGTGGTCCCTGCACCTGCTCCAGCCCCTATTCACAACCAGTTTCCAGCTGAAAACCAGCCAGCCAATCAGAATGCTGCTCCTCAAGTGGTTGTTAATCCTGGAGCCAATCAAAATTTGCGGATGAATGCTCAAGGTGGCCCTATTGTGGAAGAAGATGATGAGATAAATCGAGATTGGTTGGATTGGACCTATTCAGCAGCTACTTTCTCCGTTTTTCTCAGTATCCTCTACTTCTACTCCTCCCTAAGCAGATTCCTCATGGTCATGGGGGCCACCGTGGTTATGTACCT GCATCATGTTGGGTGGTTTCCGTTCAGACAGAGGCCAGTTCAGAACTTCCCAAATGATGGTCGTCCTCCTGAAGCTGTTAATCAGGACCCCAACAATAACTTACAG GAAGATACCGATCCTGCAACTGAAGACGCCAGCCACCTCCCTCCAGACAGGGACGCGCTGGATGACGAGCAGACCAGCCCTTCATTTATGAGCACAGCATGGCTCGTCTTCAAGACTTTCTTTGCCTCTCTCCTTCCAGAAGGGCCCCCAGCCATAGCAAACTGA